In the genome of Chryseobacterium sp. 52, the window TAAATACTCGAACTTTGATTTGTAGAAATTCGTACTCATTTTATTCGTTAAAATGAGTACGACTTTTTTTACACGGACTTTTTTCAAAATTCTCTACAGCATATTTGCATCAGATTATGAATGTCAAATTAAAATTTTAGAAATCATGAAAAAAGCAACTCTTTTTATTTTTTTACTGTTATCAGTATTGAGTCTGGCACAATTACAAACCGTAAAAATAGACACTCTTTTAACCGTAGAAATTGGCGGAATAAAACAGGCGATAGAAATTAAAACAGATGATTCTAACAAGCCGATACTTCTTTTTTTATCAGGCGGCCCCGGAAGTTCTATGATTAAGGGTGCAGGCTCTTTTACTCATATTTTAAAAAATAAATTTACGATTGTTCAGTGGGATCAGAGAGATGCCGGAAAAACATTAGCCTTAAATCCTTCCCCTATTCAACCTTCAGTGGAACTTATGGGAAAAGATACGTATGAAGTTATTAATTTCCTGCTCAAGAAGCTGAACCAGAAAAAGCTTTATTTATTAGGCAGCTCCTGGGGAAATGCTTTAGGCTTTTATATGGTTAGAAATCATCCTGAATTATTACATGCTTATTATGCTGTGAATCCGGTAATCAGTCAGCTGGCAAGCGAGAAGGAATTGCTTAAAACATTAAAAACTCATTTTAAAGACAACGCTGTTGCCATGGAAGAATTGGAAAAAGTAAATTTTCCTTTTACCAGTGACGAACATATGTTCTATTTAAGAAAGTGGCTTTTTTACAAAGATGGTAAGGAATATGTAACCTCTGATGATTTCAAAAAGGGCTTTCTTCAATGGTCAAAAACATGGTCACCTGCATGGAACGAAGTCATGAAAATTGATTTACCAAAAACGTTAAAGAAAGTCGACTGCCCAGTTTATTTTTTCGTGGGTAAAAACGATATACAAACTTTAACGTCTATAACAAAAAGATATTATGATCAATTGAAAGCCCCAAAGAAAGATTTATTTATGTTTGAAAACTCGGGGCATCAAATTCATAAAGATGAATCAGAAAAGTTCCAAAATACAATCATTCAAACATTAGATTAATACATTTCAATTAAACCTTAGAAACCATGAAAAAAATAAGCCTTTTAGCTTTATCTGTATACTCAGTATTTTGTTTAGCGCAACAATCATTAAAAGAAAAAATCAATCTTCAATCTATTGTCGACAATGCTGCTCAGAAGATGGTGGAAAAACCATTGATTAATGCAGTCTCCATCGGAATCGTTTATCAGGGGCAGGAATATATCGGACATTATGGTGAACTGGAAAAAGGAAAAGCCAATCTGCCAACTGATCAAACCATCTATGAAATTGGGTCATTGAGTAAAACATTTACAGGAACATTAGTTGCAAAAGCGGTGTTGGATAAAAAACTACGTCTTGAGGATCCTGTTCAAAAGTATTTATCTGAGGATTATCCTAATTTAAAATTTAATAACCATCCCGTTCTTATAAAAGATCTGGTGACGCATACCAGCGGATTACCCTCTATGCTGCCTTTACCTATCAATCAGTTTTTTAAAGATTTCACCAATAAAAAAACGCCTGAAAACATTAATAATGCGTTGAAAAATTACACTCAAAAAGATTTTTTAAGAGATTTGCATACCATTAAAATCGATACGATTCCGGGATATAAATTCTCCTATTCAAATGCAGGAATTGAATTATTGAGTGCCGTATTGGAAAAAGTATATCAGAAAAAGTTTGAGGTTATATTAAAAGAATATTTAGCTCAACATATTCAGATGAAAAACACGACTATTACGCTGACAAAAAAAGAAGAAGAAAATCTTGCAGTAGGTTACCATTATAATTATAACGACATAACAATAAAAATGCCTGCATTATCCTGGGGTTCATCCGGCAATATAAAAAGCACCCTTCCGGACATGATGAAATATCTTACCTATCAGTTGAAAGACAATCCCGAAATTGCAGAATCTCATCAGCCATTGGTGAAAGTTAATGAGACATTCAGCTCAGGATATGCCTGGAGAGTCATTAAAGATGAAAAATTAGGGTTATACTATAAGCATCACGGTGGAGTTTTTCGTGCACAATGTTTCATCAGTATCATTCCGAAATATAATCTGGGCGTCTTTATTATAACCAACCAGAGTGGTACAAACACGGCAAAAGATATGCAGGATACATTAAATGAAATATTTGAAAAGTTATCAGTATTATAATTATTTTGTAATTTTGTATCAGAATATTTATAATTAAAGTTATGGTCAATCTAGAATGGTACCGCACTTTTAAAGCGATATACAAAACCGGAACCCTCACGGGGGCAGCAGATTCTCTGTTCATTTCCCAACCCGGTGTAAGCCTTCACTTAAGTTCATTGGAAGCTTATGTAGGATATAAATTGTTTGACAGAACCGGGCGGAAAATGATCCCCACCGAAAGAGGAAAAGTATTATTTAATGCTGTTTCCGAGCCTATTTCAAAGTTGGAAGATGTAGAGAAAAATTTCCAGAAATCTACAGAAAAACTAACGCCTACAATCAGTGTGGGAATGTGTTTTGAAACGTTTCAGACTACGTTGGAGCAGTATGTTTCCACGTTACCTTTTAATCTTATCATCAGTTTTGGAGAATATCCTGAAATGCTGGATCAATTGGATAAAGGAATTTTGGACCTGATCATTACCCCGAAAAAAGGAGTGTCTCCCAATATTGAACATGAAGCATTTTCTTCTGAACAAATCATTCTGGTAGGTGGAAAAGATGTGGATAGAGAAAGTTTTAAACAAACACTTAAAACCAAAGGGGTAGAACATATTAAGGAATGGCTGAAACAGGAAAAATGGTACGGAACAACAGGTGATATGGAACATCTTTTTCAGTTCTGGATCATGAATTTCGGACATAAACCGAATTTCCGCCCTAATTATATTGTTCCGAATTTAAACTCAATCATCCGATGTTTAAAAGGAGGAACCGGTTTGGCTGTTATCCCTAATTTCTTATGTAAAAACGAAATAGCAAGCGGAGACATTCAAATGATCTGGGAAGGGGAGAAGAAGCTTGAAAATACCCTGTATTTCGGGTGTAGAAAAAAAACAAACTATCAGTCTGAGATTGATCATATCAAAGGATTGTTTCGACAGGTGATGAGTAAAGTTGAAACTCCAGTTAATTCATGATAAAAAAAATTATAGAAACGGAGAGGCTTTTACTTCGGGAATTAGTGATAAACGATGCAGAAAGTTTTTATGAACTTAATCTTAATCCTAATGTTATAAAATATACTGGGAATTTACCATTTGCGACTATCGAAGAAGCCAGACATTTTTTGCAGCATTATAAAGACTACCAGAAAAATGGGTATGGAAGATGGGCTGTGATTAATAAATCGGATCATGAATTTTTAGGATGGTGTGGTTTAAAGTATGATGAAACAACCGGTGAAACGGATATAGGCTTTAGATTTTTTGAAAAATACTGGAGCAAAGGTTTTGCCACAGAAAGTGCAAAGGCCTGTCTGATGTATGGATTTGAAAAATTAAACCTGGAGAAAATTATCGGAAGGGCTATGTCTGCTAATATTGCATCTATAAGAGTATTAGAGAAAATGGGTCTCAGGTTTGAAAAAGATTTTGATTTTGACGGATACAAAGGGGTCGTATACACAATTGAAAAAGCTGAAGCACCAGCTTTTAAATTTTAAGGAATCAAAAATTCCAATATGATCATGTCGCGCATTTGTAATCCGTTTTCATAAATGGGGGATGGGTAATTTTCTATAAAAAAATCTTTACGCATTCCCTTTTTTATAAAACCATTCTTTTCGTAGAATCTGATCTGCTGAAATCCGGTATCTGAAGTTCCTGCAATCAAAGTAGCATAATCATTTTCCTTAGCTATTTCTTTTGCCTTATTGATCAGAATACTTCCGATTCCCTGGTTTCTGAAACTTTCAGTGACGGCCATGTTTTTGATCTCTAATTCTGTAGTATTGTTTGGATGCAGAGCGATGACAGCAATATCCTGAGCCTGATGATTTAAAAGATAAATATCACAATCAGAAATATAGGTGTTGATGGCTTCAACAGTTTCGTCCGCAAGCAGCAGCAATTCATACGGAACAGCCGAACCGGAATGAATCTTATTAAAAGTGAATTTCTCCATTTTACAGACTCATATGAATGATAGGATAGTCTTTTCCTGAACCATCCTTTTCCGATCTTCCGATTTTTTTAAAGCCCATTTTTTCATAAAAACCAATAGCCTGGGGATTCTGTTCATTCACATCCACCTTGGTCAGCCCTGTTTTCTCCTTCATAAATTCATACAGCTTTTTGCCATAACCTTTTCCCCGGGTATCATTATGGATGAAAAGCATTTCCAGATTCCCATCAGCTACAGAAGCAAAACCTTCACTTTTATCATTCTCAATTATTAAATAGACTTCCAGATTCGGAAGATAATCTCCGGGGATTGCTTCTTTGAAATACATAAAATCTGCTTCAGCAAGGAAGTCATGGGTGGCTTGGACAGCAGATTCCCAGATCTCCATTATTCTCGGATAATCTTCAGCCTGCGCCAATCTGATAAAGTGTGACATTGTATTGAATTTCCTGCAAAAATAAGGAAAATTGATTCTCCTCTGCATACTTAAAGCTTTCAATGGATCAGGTAAAACTTTGTGCTGAATAGTCATAAGTGAAGTTGGATATACTGCCTCACTGTTAAATCAATCTCTTGTTTTGGGAGTGTGAAAATTTCTGTTAAAGTTGTTTAAATACTCTAAAAACAGTAAAATTGGTAAGCCAAAATCCCAAATTTTTATCGCAAATTTGTTAGGCTTTACATTCATATTAAACATTAAATTAAAGAATTATGCAAAAGAAAACATACACAGGGCAGCCTGTAGTAACATTAAATAATGGGGTGGATATTCCTGCTTTAGGGTTTGGAGTCTGGCAGATGGAAAATCTGGAAGAATGTGAAAAAGCTGTGATCAAAGCCATCCATACAGGATACAGAATGATTGATACGGCAGCTATTTACCAGAACGAAACAGCAGTAGGTCAGGCAGTGAAAGACAGTGGTGTTAGCAGAGACGAGCTGTTTATTACCTCAAAAGTCTGGGTTCAGGATCATGGCTACGAACAGGCAAAAAAAGCATTTCAAAGAACAGTAGACAGACTGCAGATGGATTATCTGGATATGTACCTTATCCATTGGCCGTATGGAGATTTTCTGGGAACCTGGAAAGCTTTGGAGGAACTGTATAGCGAAGGAAAGATCAAAGCGATTGGCGTGTGCAACTTTACAGTGGAGAAATTAGAAGAATTAAAAGCCAGTTCAACGGTTCTTCCGGTAATCAACCAGATTGAACTTCATCCGGTGTTCCAGCAGAAAGAACTGCAGGAGTATGACCGGGAAAATAATATCGTAACGCAGCCATGGAGTCCGCTTGGCAATGGAAATGCAGACCTTTTAAACAATTCCCAGTTAAAAGCTATTGCTGAAAAATATAATAAAACCGTAGCTCAGGTGATTTTAAGATGGCATCTGCAGGAAGGATTTGTTGTCATTCCGAAGTCTGTAACGCCTTCCAGAATTGAAGAAAACTTTAATGTTTTTGATTTTGAACTGACTGAGGATGAACTGAACATCGTTCGTTCTTTAGATACGGGAAAAAGATTATTCTTTGATCCTAAAGATCCTGAGTGGGAACAGAAGATGCTGAAAGCTGTAGCAGATATTTAATAGTATATCTCTCGCAGATTTAGTTGATGTTTTTTTAAACACAGATATCTGCTCAATCTGCGAGAGTTTTTTTAAGACTTTATATAAATAACCATGACTGCATCACAATTCATAGAAAAGCTATCGACTTTCAGAAATGATCAAGAAATTGATAAGGTGGAAAAGTTTTTCAAAGGAAATGACCGGGTTACACAACATTTCGGAGTGAAATTCGGGGATGTTTTTAATACCGCAAAAGAGTTTTCTTCGATGTCACTGGAAGAGATTGATAAACTCCTGGATAACGATTTTTATGAAGTGAGAATGGGGGCGGTGAGCATTATGGATTTCCAGGCCGCTAACAAAAAAACGTCTGAAGAAAAGAAAAAAGAACTTTTTGATCTGTATTTAAATCGGCATGACCGTTTAAACAACTGGGATTTTGTAGATCGTGGAGCATGCCATATCATTGGCGAATATTTAATTGACAAACCAAGAGATATTTTATATCAGCTGGCTGAATCTGAAGACCCCTGGGAAAGAAGAACAGCAGTGGTAAGTACCCATGCTTTTATCAGGAAAAATGATACGGAAGATACCTTTAAGATCGCAGAAATCCTTGTTCATGATTCCAATGAGCTGGTCAATAAAGCTGTTGGAAGCTGGATCAGAGAAGCCGGAAAGAAAAATCCCAAAAGACTGAACCATTTTCTGGATCAATATGTAGAAACAATGTCTGTTGCTACATTTTCTTACGCAATAGAAAAGCTTGATCCCGAAACGAAAAAGCACTACAAAGAACTCCGTAAGAAAAGGTAATTCTTTCAGGAGACCTCTTGTGTGAGTAATATCATACCGTATAAGGCATTGTATTTCATCTGTTTTACGTAAATTTTAGTTAAAATAATTCTTATGTTCTGGACGGATACCATCAGCAAAAGATTAAAGATAAAATACCCTGTCATTCAGGCTCCGATGTTCGGAGTAAGCACTCCTCAGATGGTTGCTGCTGCTTCAGGAACAGGATGTCTGGGATCACTGGCATTAGCCGACCTTTCAGCCGATCAGTCAATTGAATTGATCCGGGAAACCAAAAAACTGACTGATCAGCCATTTGCTGCCAATATTTTCGTACATCAAATACCGGAAATTACCGATGCTCTGAAAGAAAAATTTCTTAAAACCCAACAGTTTATCACCCGGCTGGCAAAAGACAATCATATTGACGTTACGCTTCCAAACCTTGAAGATATTAAGATAAGCAGTTATCATGAGCAAATAGATGGTATTATTGAAGAAGGCTGTAAAATATTGAGTTTTACTTTCGGAAATCCGGACGATAAAAGCATCCAAAAGCTGAAAGAAAACGGAGTTGTTCTCATTGGGACATGTACTTCGGTTGAAGAGGCTTTAATTCTTGAGAAATCAGGAATCGATATGATCAGCGTGCAGGGAATTGAAGCCGGAGGGCACAGAGGAAGTTTCGAGGCTGAAAATATTCCGATGATAGGAGGAATGTCTCTGCTTTCTGAGGTTTTTGATCATGTAAAAGTTCCCCTGATCTATGCCGGAGGAATTTATAACGGAAGGACTTTAAGAGCCGCAAAAGAACTTGGAGCCCAAGGGTTTCAGGTCGGAAGTATTTTGTTGGGATCTAAAGAAAGTGCATTGCAGCCATTCGAAAAAGAAAGGCTGAACCAGGCCGTGGAAAAAGATATTATACTGACAAGAAGCTTTTCAGGGCGATATGCAAGGGGGATTAAAAATAAATTTATTGAAAACCTCGAAGATTCTGAATATATCTTGCCCTATCCATATCAGAATAAACTGACCAATGAACTGCGCCGTATTTCAAAGACTTTACACAATACAGATTTTGTGGGGATTTGGGCAGGACAGTCTATTCATGAGTACAGTGCATTGTCTACAGAAAATATTCTGAAAAATCTCATAGCCGGAGCAGAAGATTATTAGAGGGAATTATCCTAATTTTACAGGCTGAAAAGAATTAAAAACGTAATTATGAAAAAAATACTTTTGCCGTTGGCTCTGTTCGCTATTATGGGATGTAACGGGCATGATGAGGACCGGGAAGATGATCAGCCGACAATGAAAGGAATGTGGAAAATGAATAAAGTAGAAGCGTACAAGTCTTCTATAAAGCAAACAGAAACAAAGATTTCAACCGGATGCAGCGCAGAAAATACCCATGAATTCAGATCAGCGGATATGACGACCGTTAACTATGCCAAACAGAATAATGAATGCGCTCCGTACGAAACGGTGACAAGGAAATATACATACGACCAAAAGACCAAAAAATTCTGGTATGAAGGTGAGCAGGATTATCCTTACATAGTTTCTCAGTTAACATCCGTAAGTATGATATTCGAAAGTAATGGGGATAATATTGATGGAGACGGCAAGAATGATGTTGTTAAATATTATTTTGATAGAATTAAATAAAAATAAAAAAACTCCTTTCAGCTAGACTGAAAGTAGTTTTTTTATGTCTGAGAAAATCTGCTGTTTTCTAATTTATTTCGTCAGATCCAGGCCTCCGAAATTTCCGGAGCTCATCATGAGGAAAACGCCCTGAGCTTTGTCTAAAGTATTCCAGTATGCATGAAGATCTTCAGCACGGGTAAATACTTTTAAAGTATCATTTTTGAACTTTTCTTTAATAAATTCCGGTGAGATAGGTTCCATTCTTTTGATCTTTAAGGCATCTTCAGAATAGAAAACGACAGCTTCATCCAAACCATCCATGGCGTGATCATACTGCTCTAAAAAGACAGGATTTAAACTTGAATAGGTATGAAGCTCAAGAAAGCCATACTTCTTTTCCTTTTTAAACTGCTCACAGAAAGCCTTAACAGCAGCCTTTACTTTGCTGGGTGCATGGGCAAAATCTTTATACAGCGTTCCTTTATCTTCTCTTTCTACTTTTTCAAGACGTTTGGAAGCTCCTTTAAAGCTCATAATGGCTTCGTAGAAATCTTCATCCATAATGCCTAGCGTGTGGCAAATATGTCTTGCGCCCTCCAGATTCAGTAGGTTATGAGCTCCAAAAACAGAAAGAGGAACATCTCCCATTTCGGTTTTTAAGTAAACCTGTCCGTTTGTGATTTCGTATTCAGGGGTTTTGTAAGGAATTTTTCTGAAGTAATTTTCAGCGGCTTCCACTACTTTTACCACCTCTGCATCTTCTTCATTGTATACCAGAACACCACCTGCAGTGATGCTGGCAACGAATTTTCTGAACTGATCTATATAATCGTCAAATGTCTTGAATACATTGATGTGGTCCCATGCAATACCGCTCAATAAAGCAATATTTGGCTGATACAGAAGAAACTTTGAACGAAGATCGATGGGAGAGGAAAGATATTCATCCCCTTCCAATACCATAAAATCGTTGTCCTGAGTAAGTTTTACCATACAATCAAAACCTTCCAGCTGTGCACCCACCATAAAATCCACCTCTTTCCGGTGAAAATTCAGGACATGAAGAATCATGGAAGTAATCGTTGTTTTACCGTGTGATCCGGCGATAACCACTCTTGTTTTGGTTTTTGACTGTTCGTAAAGAAATTCAGGATAGGAATAAATTTTTAAACCCAGCTCTTTTGCTCTTGCCAGTTCAGGATTATCCTGATGTGCATGCATTCCAAGGATAATAGCATCAATATCTGCTGTGATTTTTTCCGGGAACCAGCCCATTTCCTGAGGCAGAATTCCTT includes:
- a CDS encoding alpha/beta fold hydrolase — protein: MKKATLFIFLLLSVLSLAQLQTVKIDTLLTVEIGGIKQAIEIKTDDSNKPILLFLSGGPGSSMIKGAGSFTHILKNKFTIVQWDQRDAGKTLALNPSPIQPSVELMGKDTYEVINFLLKKLNQKKLYLLGSSWGNALGFYMVRNHPELLHAYYAVNPVISQLASEKELLKTLKTHFKDNAVAMEELEKVNFPFTSDEHMFYLRKWLFYKDGKEYVTSDDFKKGFLQWSKTWSPAWNEVMKIDLPKTLKKVDCPVYFFVGKNDIQTLTSITKRYYDQLKAPKKDLFMFENSGHQIHKDESEKFQNTIIQTLD
- a CDS encoding GNAT family N-acetyltransferase codes for the protein MSHFIRLAQAEDYPRIMEIWESAVQATHDFLAEADFMYFKEAIPGDYLPNLEVYLIIENDKSEGFASVADGNLEMLFIHNDTRGKGYGKKLYEFMKEKTGLTKVDVNEQNPQAIGFYEKMGFKKIGRSEKDGSGKDYPIIHMSL
- a CDS encoding NAD(P)H-dependent flavin oxidoreductase produces the protein MFWTDTISKRLKIKYPVIQAPMFGVSTPQMVAAASGTGCLGSLALADLSADQSIELIRETKKLTDQPFAANIFVHQIPEITDALKEKFLKTQQFITRLAKDNHIDVTLPNLEDIKISSYHEQIDGIIEEGCKILSFTFGNPDDKSIQKLKENGVVLIGTCTSVEEALILEKSGIDMISVQGIEAGGHRGSFEAENIPMIGGMSLLSEVFDHVKVPLIYAGGIYNGRTLRAAKELGAQGFQVGSILLGSKESALQPFEKERLNQAVEKDIILTRSFSGRYARGIKNKFIENLEDSEYILPYPYQNKLTNELRRISKTLHNTDFVGIWAGQSIHEYSALSTENILKNLIAGAEDY
- a CDS encoding aldo/keto reductase — protein: MQKKTYTGQPVVTLNNGVDIPALGFGVWQMENLEECEKAVIKAIHTGYRMIDTAAIYQNETAVGQAVKDSGVSRDELFITSKVWVQDHGYEQAKKAFQRTVDRLQMDYLDMYLIHWPYGDFLGTWKALEELYSEGKIKAIGVCNFTVEKLEELKASSTVLPVINQIELHPVFQQKELQEYDRENNIVTQPWSPLGNGNADLLNNSQLKAIAEKYNKTVAQVILRWHLQEGFVVIPKSVTPSRIEENFNVFDFELTEDELNIVRSLDTGKRLFFDPKDPEWEQKMLKAVADI
- a CDS encoding LysR family transcriptional regulator, with amino-acid sequence MVNLEWYRTFKAIYKTGTLTGAADSLFISQPGVSLHLSSLEAYVGYKLFDRTGRKMIPTERGKVLFNAVSEPISKLEDVEKNFQKSTEKLTPTISVGMCFETFQTTLEQYVSTLPFNLIISFGEYPEMLDQLDKGILDLIITPKKGVSPNIEHEAFSSEQIILVGGKDVDRESFKQTLKTKGVEHIKEWLKQEKWYGTTGDMEHLFQFWIMNFGHKPNFRPNYIVPNLNSIIRCLKGGTGLAVIPNFLCKNEIASGDIQMIWEGEKKLENTLYFGCRKKTNYQSEIDHIKGLFRQVMSKVETPVNS
- a CDS encoding GNAT family N-acetyltransferase; this translates as MEKFTFNKIHSGSAVPYELLLLADETVEAINTYISDCDIYLLNHQAQDIAVIALHPNNTTELEIKNMAVTESFRNQGIGSILINKAKEIAKENDYATLIAGTSDTGFQQIRFYEKNGFIKKGMRKDFFIENYPSPIYENGLQMRDMIILEFLIP
- a CDS encoding GNAT family N-acetyltransferase, whose translation is MKKIIETERLLLRELVINDAESFYELNLNPNVIKYTGNLPFATIEEARHFLQHYKDYQKNGYGRWAVINKSDHEFLGWCGLKYDETTGETDIGFRFFEKYWSKGFATESAKACLMYGFEKLNLEKIIGRAMSANIASIRVLEKMGLRFEKDFDFDGYKGVVYTIEKAEAPAFKF
- a CDS encoding DNA alkylation repair protein; this encodes MTASQFIEKLSTFRNDQEIDKVEKFFKGNDRVTQHFGVKFGDVFNTAKEFSSMSLEEIDKLLDNDFYEVRMGAVSIMDFQAANKKTSEEKKKELFDLYLNRHDRLNNWDFVDRGACHIIGEYLIDKPRDILYQLAESEDPWERRTAVVSTHAFIRKNDTEDTFKIAEILVHDSNELVNKAVGSWIREAGKKNPKRLNHFLDQYVETMSVATFSYAIEKLDPETKKHYKELRKKR
- a CDS encoding UDP-N-acetylmuramate--L-alanine ligase; amino-acid sequence: MKTHFIAIGGSAMHNLAIALKDKGYQVTGSDDAIFEPSKSRLEKKGILPQEMGWFPEKITADIDAIILGMHAHQDNPELARAKELGLKIYSYPEFLYEQSKTKTRVVIAGSHGKTTITSMILHVLNFHRKEVDFMVGAQLEGFDCMVKLTQDNDFMVLEGDEYLSSPIDLRSKFLLYQPNIALLSGIAWDHINVFKTFDDYIDQFRKFVASITAGGVLVYNEEDAEVVKVVEAAENYFRKIPYKTPEYEITNGQVYLKTEMGDVPLSVFGAHNLLNLEGARHICHTLGIMDEDFYEAIMSFKGASKRLEKVEREDKGTLYKDFAHAPSKVKAAVKAFCEQFKKEKKYGFLELHTYSSLNPVFLEQYDHAMDGLDEAVVFYSEDALKIKRMEPISPEFIKEKFKNDTLKVFTRAEDLHAYWNTLDKAQGVFLMMSSGNFGGLDLTK
- a CDS encoding lipocalin family protein; this encodes MKKILLPLALFAIMGCNGHDEDREDDQPTMKGMWKMNKVEAYKSSIKQTETKISTGCSAENTHEFRSADMTTVNYAKQNNECAPYETVTRKYTYDQKTKKFWYEGEQDYPYIVSQLTSVSMIFESNGDNIDGDGKNDVVKYYFDRIK
- a CDS encoding serine hydrolase domain-containing protein, which produces MKKISLLALSVYSVFCLAQQSLKEKINLQSIVDNAAQKMVEKPLINAVSIGIVYQGQEYIGHYGELEKGKANLPTDQTIYEIGSLSKTFTGTLVAKAVLDKKLRLEDPVQKYLSEDYPNLKFNNHPVLIKDLVTHTSGLPSMLPLPINQFFKDFTNKKTPENINNALKNYTQKDFLRDLHTIKIDTIPGYKFSYSNAGIELLSAVLEKVYQKKFEVILKEYLAQHIQMKNTTITLTKKEEENLAVGYHYNYNDITIKMPALSWGSSGNIKSTLPDMMKYLTYQLKDNPEIAESHQPLVKVNETFSSGYAWRVIKDEKLGLYYKHHGGVFRAQCFISIIPKYNLGVFIITNQSGTNTAKDMQDTLNEIFEKLSVL